The following proteins are co-located in the Solanum pennellii chromosome 8, SPENNV200 genome:
- the LOC107027979 gene encoding uncharacterized protein LOC107027979, with protein sequence MKLVWSPEKASKAYIDTVKSCEIFRESSVAEMISAMAAGWDAQMIVETWSRGGVMATSVGLAVANYHTGGRHICVVPDEDSRTEYVEAMENAGMSPEVVIGEPEEAMDGLVGIDFLVVDCRRNDFGRILGVAKLGHRGAVLICKNASSRIASDFRWRRVLDGKSRIVRSVFLPVGKGLDIAHIGATVTGGGKKGGSGKTESRWIRHFDRDSGEEFVIRK encoded by the exons ATGAAGTTAGTTTGGTCTCCAGAAAAAGCATCTAAAGCTTATATTGATACTGTTAAATCT TGTGAGATTTTTCGAGAATCGAGTGTAGCGGAGATGATATCGGCTATGGCTGCAGGATGGGATGCTCAGATGATTGTAGAAACATGGTCGAGAGGTGGGGTTATGGCTACAAGTGTTGGGTTGGCTGTGGCAAATTATCATACAGGTGGTAGGCATATATGTGTAGTACCAGATGAAGATTCAAGAACAGAGTATGTAGAAGCTATGGAAAACGCAGGGATGTCGCCGGAAGTTGTGATCGGAGAACCGGAAGAAGCGATGGATGGGTTGGTTGGTATTGATTTTTTGGTGGTGGATTGTAGAAGAAATGATTTCGGTAGAATTTTGGGGGTTGCTAAATTAGGACATAGAGGTGCAGTTTTGATTTGTaaaaatgcaagttcaagaATTGCTTCTGATTTCAGGTGGCGGCGTGTTCTTGACGGAAAATCAAGAATTGTTCGCTCGGTTTTTCTGCCGGTAGGTAAAGGTTTGGATATTGCTCATATCGGAGCCACTGTGACCGGCGGCGGAAAAAAGGGTGGCTCCGGGAAGACAGAAAGTCGATGGATTAGACATTTTGATAGAGATTCAGGGGAAGAATTTGTGATACGCAAGTGA
- the LOC107026777 gene encoding peptidyl-tRNA hydrolase ICT1, mitochondrial, with protein sequence MASFRTTTSFLVREIFRPSIHFPNVVRFIHISPAPYPATNLVVSHRILSRSLSFSPVRCAASSKGGADDGKKSPARLAQVQQLLHEAKERAQAAGNDPIPKITLDHVTVNFARSGGPGGQNVNKVNTKVDMRFNVENAYWLSDRVREKILQMEKNRINKDGELVISSTKTRTQKGNIEDALSKLQDIIDAASYVPPPPSEEQVKRITKLAAIGERKRLDNKKAQSQKKAMRRSRDSYD encoded by the exons ATGGCATCATTCAGAACTACCACAAGCTTTCTCGTCCGGGAAATTTTCCGTCCGTCAATACACTTCCCAAATGTTGTTCGCTTCATCCACATCTCGCCGGCACCGTACCCGGCGACGAACCTTGTTGTGAGTCATCGAATTTTATCACGGAGTCTCTCTTTTAGTCCGGTTAGGTGTGCGGCGTCGTCCAAAGGTGGTGCTGATGATGGAAAGAAGTCTCCGGCGCGGCTTGCTCAGGTTCAACAGCTGTTACATGAAGCTAAGGAGCGAGCTCAAGCTGCGGGAAACGATCCTATTCCTAAGATTACTCTTG ATCACGTGACTGTCAACTTTGCAAGAAGTGGAGGTCCTGGAGGTCAAAATGTCAATAAAG TAAATACCAAGGTGGATATGCGGTTCAATGTTGAAAATGCTTATTGGTTAAGTGACAGAGTCAGAGAGAAGATTTTGCAAATG GAAAAGAATCGGATAAATAAGGATGGAGAGCTTGTGATCTCTTCAACAAAGACGAGAACTCAGAA GGGTAACATCGAAGATGCTTTGAGTAAATTACAG GATATAATTGATGCTGCTTCTTATGTACCACCACCTCCATCTGAAGAGCAAGtgaaaagaataacaaaatt GGCTGCTATTGGGGAGCGCAAACGACTTGACAATAAGAAGGCCCAATCACAAAAGAAGGCTATGCGAAGAAGCAGAGATAGTTATGACTGA
- the LOC107029110 gene encoding uncharacterized protein LOC107029110 isoform X1 — translation MQGGRDPFSNFGNPFGSFGGFGGFGSSGFFGGRDPFDDPFFTNPFGGMFGSTPFGPRGGPFMGSHMTGFLEQQPSVPFQQFSVPFQQPSVPFQQPSVPFQQPRSRGPVIEELDSDDEKEENDTPKEKKQNTRKHARSRTEPFIEYPDDEAGAERSSKQMVFQNDFQRANNVQQPQVRSFSFQSSTVSYGGANGTYYTSSKTRRSGSDGLTFEESKEANSATGEASHRVSRGIHNKGHSLSRKLDSDGRVDTMQTLHNLNENELDGFEETWKGKARNQLPGLYGGFNLLGETGSGSSVHNGANRGGWALPLTESAHHSGSLGPGVGNAAGPSHPMHSQRAKADARNVRSSSKGTTASNMDRSKKR, via the exons ATGCAGGGAGGCAGAGACCCCTTTTCCAATTTTGGTAATCCTTTTGGTAGTTTTGGTGGTTTTGGCGGATTTGGAAGTTCTGGCTTTTTTGGAGGCAGAGACCCGTTTGATGATCCTTTCTTCACAAACCCATTTGGAGGCATGTTTGGATCGACCCCTTTTGGTCCTCGCGGAGGTCCATTCATGGGCTCGCACATGACTGGATTTCTGGAACAACAGCCTTCTGTCCCTTTCCAACAGTTCTCTGTCCCTTTCCAACAGCCTTCTGTCCCCTTCCAACAACCTTCTGTCCCCTTCCAGCAGCCTAGGTCTAGGGGTCCTGTTATTGAGGAGTTGGACTCTGATGATGAGAAAGAGGAAAATGATACTCCAAAGGAGAAGAAACAGAACACGAGAAAGCATGCTAGGTCAAGAACTGAGCCTTTTATTGAATATCCAGATGATGAAGCAGGAG CAGAGAGGAGTAGTAAGCAAATGGTATTCCAGAATGATTTCCAGAGAGCAAATAATGTTCAACAGCCTCAAGTTCGTAGCTTTAGCTTTCAGAGTTCCACCGTGTCCTATGGTGGTGCAAATGGAACCTATTACACTTCTTCCAAAACCAGGAGGAGCGGAAGTGATGGA CTGACTTTCGAGGAAAGTAAAGAAGCCAATTCCGCTACTGGGGAAGCAAGTCACAGGGTTTCAAGGGGAATACATAATAAG GGTCATTCTTTGTCGCGGAAACTCGATTCAGATGGCAGGGTGGACACCATGCAGACATTGCACAACCTTAATGAAA ATGAACTTGATGGATTTGAAGAAACCTGGAAAGGAAAAGCTAGAAATCAGCTACCTGGCCTGTATGGTGGGTTTAATTTACTAGGTGAAACTG GGTCTGGGAGCAGTGTCCATAATGGTGCAAATAGGGGTGGATGGGCACTTCCTTTGACGGAGAGCGCACATCATTCAGGGAGCCTCGGACCAGGTGTAGGTAATGCTGCTGGCCCTTCCCATCCGATGCATTCACAGAGGGCCAAAGCAGATGCTAGGAATGTGAGGAGTTCTTCAAAGGGCACCACTGCCAGTAATATGGATCGATCTAAGAAACGTTGA
- the LOC107029110 gene encoding uncharacterized protein LOC107029110 isoform X2, with the protein MQGGRDPFSNFGNPFGSFGGFGGFGSSGFFGGRDPFDDPFFTNPFGGMFGSTPFGPRGGPFMGSHMTGFLEQQPSVPFQQFSVPFQQPSVPFQQPSVPFQQPRSRGPVIEELDSDDEKEENDTPKEKKQNTRKHARSRTEPFIEYPDDEAGERSSKQMVFQNDFQRANNVQQPQVRSFSFQSSTVSYGGANGTYYTSSKTRRSGSDGLTFEESKEANSATGEASHRVSRGIHNKGHSLSRKLDSDGRVDTMQTLHNLNENELDGFEETWKGKARNQLPGLYGGFNLLGETGSGSSVHNGANRGGWALPLTESAHHSGSLGPGVGNAAGPSHPMHSQRAKADARNVRSSSKGTTASNMDRSKKR; encoded by the exons ATGCAGGGAGGCAGAGACCCCTTTTCCAATTTTGGTAATCCTTTTGGTAGTTTTGGTGGTTTTGGCGGATTTGGAAGTTCTGGCTTTTTTGGAGGCAGAGACCCGTTTGATGATCCTTTCTTCACAAACCCATTTGGAGGCATGTTTGGATCGACCCCTTTTGGTCCTCGCGGAGGTCCATTCATGGGCTCGCACATGACTGGATTTCTGGAACAACAGCCTTCTGTCCCTTTCCAACAGTTCTCTGTCCCTTTCCAACAGCCTTCTGTCCCCTTCCAACAACCTTCTGTCCCCTTCCAGCAGCCTAGGTCTAGGGGTCCTGTTATTGAGGAGTTGGACTCTGATGATGAGAAAGAGGAAAATGATACTCCAAAGGAGAAGAAACAGAACACGAGAAAGCATGCTAGGTCAAGAACTGAGCCTTTTATTGAATATCCAGATGATGAAGCAGGAG AGAGGAGTAGTAAGCAAATGGTATTCCAGAATGATTTCCAGAGAGCAAATAATGTTCAACAGCCTCAAGTTCGTAGCTTTAGCTTTCAGAGTTCCACCGTGTCCTATGGTGGTGCAAATGGAACCTATTACACTTCTTCCAAAACCAGGAGGAGCGGAAGTGATGGA CTGACTTTCGAGGAAAGTAAAGAAGCCAATTCCGCTACTGGGGAAGCAAGTCACAGGGTTTCAAGGGGAATACATAATAAG GGTCATTCTTTGTCGCGGAAACTCGATTCAGATGGCAGGGTGGACACCATGCAGACATTGCACAACCTTAATGAAA ATGAACTTGATGGATTTGAAGAAACCTGGAAAGGAAAAGCTAGAAATCAGCTACCTGGCCTGTATGGTGGGTTTAATTTACTAGGTGAAACTG GGTCTGGGAGCAGTGTCCATAATGGTGCAAATAGGGGTGGATGGGCACTTCCTTTGACGGAGAGCGCACATCATTCAGGGAGCCTCGGACCAGGTGTAGGTAATGCTGCTGGCCCTTCCCATCCGATGCATTCACAGAGGGCCAAAGCAGATGCTAGGAATGTGAGGAGTTCTTCAAAGGGCACCACTGCCAGTAATATGGATCGATCTAAGAAACGTTGA
- the LOC107026719 gene encoding IRK-interacting protein isoform X1 — protein sequence MANSSSSSSKSSISPRHPPLFTPIEEGNEEEEYSQGRSSFRAETTPSEGEYRHHPTPLHSKTENKGKVCNKKRQENDDKGVLCNKCRPSNREKITVVPLDNKGNSLNSPHGGLFKSVLSNLVKRSPRLSLSSSEVESSVVGGVSTKEEQWKIALAEVSHKLIQATRKRDEAVLEASRLKFSMVELEKKLNKLEIYCHNLKSGLDVCSNNNVMMTNKSSLSLVQRVKFGEEDKVIEHFLVMVSEARSSVRILSRSMTLQLRQIGSKVYDRIALLLQPYEIKISISRNPRGLLVYLEALLNKAFYDDFESIGYQKSCCNQILNPIDRCESNFGLYNRLKDLTWEEVLSKGTRFYSEEFSKFCDRKMSEIVAMLGWNRAWPEPLLQAFFGASKAVWLVHLLANSLHPTLPIFRVDKEMKFDSIYMEDMGADKAKKLVPNMVRIMVTPGFYVYDNVVKCKVLCRYNNNIGINNNEGLITPSPT from the exons ATGGCtaattcatcttcttcctcctcaAAATCCTCCATTTCTCCTCGTCATCCTCCTCTTTTCACTCCT ATTGAAGAAgggaatgaagaagaagagtatTCACAAGGGAGAAGCAGTTTTAGAGCAGAAACAACTCCAAGTGAAGGTGAATACAGACACCATCCAACACCTTTACACTCTAAAACAGAGAATAAAGGCAAAGTGTGCAACAAAAAGAGGCAAGAAAATGATGATAAAGGAGTTTTGTGTAACAAGTGCAGGCCAAGCAATAGGGAGAAAATCACTGTGGTTCCATTAGACAACAAGGGTAATTCTTTAAATAGTCCACATGGTGGTTTATTCAAATCTGTTCTTTCTAATCTGGTTAAAAGAAGTCCAAgattatcattatcatcatcagaAGTTGAGTCTTCTGTTGTTGGTGGAGTGTCAACAAAAGAGGAACAATGGAAAATTGCATTAGCTGAGGTTTCACATAAGCTTATTCAAGCTACTAGGAAAAGAGATGAGGCTGTTTTAGAAGCATCAAGATTGAAGTTTTCTATGGTTGAGCTTGAGAAAAAGCTAAACAAACTTGAAATTTACTGTCATAATTTGAAGTCTGGTCTTGATGTTTGTAGTAACAACAATGTTATGATGACTAACAAATCCTCTTTAAGTTTGGTTCAAAGAGTGAAATTTGGTGAAGAGGATAAAGTAATTGAGCATTTCTTAGTTATGGTGTCTGAGGCAAGATCATCTGTTAGGATATTAAGTCGATCGATGACTCTTCAACTTAGACAGATTGGTAGCAAAGTTTATGATCGAATTGCATTACTACTCCAACCATATGAAATCAAGATTTCAATATCAAGAAACCCCAGAGGCTTACTTGTGTATCTTGAAGCTTTGTTAAACAAAGccttttatgatgattttgaatCTATTGGATATCAAAAGAGTTGTTGTAACCAAATCTTGAACCCCATTGATCGTTGTGAATCGAATTTCGGTTTGTACAATCGATTAAAGGACTTAACATGGGAGGAAGTTTTAAGCAAAGGGACAAGATTTTATAGTGAAGAATTCAGCAAGTTTTGTGATAGGAAAATGAGTGAAATTGTTGCTATGTTAGGATGGAACCGTGCTTGGCCTGAACCACTTTTGCAAGCTTTTTTTGGTGCATCAAAAGCAGTATGGTTAGTGCATTTATTGGCTAACTCATTACACCCAACTTTGCCTATTTTCAGAGTGGATAAAGAGATGAAATTTGACTCAATTTACATGGAGGATATGGGTGCAGACAAGGCTAAGAAGTTGGTCCCTAACATGGTTAGGATCATGGTCACACCAGGGTTCTATGTCTATGACAATGTGGTCAAGTGCAAGGTGCTTTGCAGgtacaataataatattggCATTAACAACAATGAGGGTTTAATAACCCCATCACCTACATAA
- the LOC107026719 gene encoding IRK-interacting protein isoform X2: MANSSSPFTPIEEGNEEEEYSQGRSSFRAETTPSEGEYRHHPTPLHSKTENKGKVCNKKRQENDDKGVLCNKCRPSNREKITVVPLDNKGNSLNSPHGGLFKSVLSNLVKRSPRLSLSSSEVESSVVGGVSTKEEQWKIALAEVSHKLIQATRKRDEAVLEASRLKFSMVELEKKLNKLEIYCHNLKSGLDVCSNNNVMMTNKSSLSLVQRVKFGEEDKVIEHFLVMVSEARSSVRILSRSMTLQLRQIGSKVYDRIALLLQPYEIKISISRNPRGLLVYLEALLNKAFYDDFESIGYQKSCCNQILNPIDRCESNFGLYNRLKDLTWEEVLSKGTRFYSEEFSKFCDRKMSEIVAMLGWNRAWPEPLLQAFFGASKAVWLVHLLANSLHPTLPIFRVDKEMKFDSIYMEDMGADKAKKLVPNMVRIMVTPGFYVYDNVVKCKVLCRYNNNIGINNNEGLITPSPT; this comes from the exons ATGGCTAATTCATCTTCTCCTTTTACTCCT ATTGAAGAAgggaatgaagaagaagagtatTCACAAGGGAGAAGCAGTTTTAGAGCAGAAACAACTCCAAGTGAAGGTGAATACAGACACCATCCAACACCTTTACACTCTAAAACAGAGAATAAAGGCAAAGTGTGCAACAAAAAGAGGCAAGAAAATGATGATAAAGGAGTTTTGTGTAACAAGTGCAGGCCAAGCAATAGGGAGAAAATCACTGTGGTTCCATTAGACAACAAGGGTAATTCTTTAAATAGTCCACATGGTGGTTTATTCAAATCTGTTCTTTCTAATCTGGTTAAAAGAAGTCCAAgattatcattatcatcatcagaAGTTGAGTCTTCTGTTGTTGGTGGAGTGTCAACAAAAGAGGAACAATGGAAAATTGCATTAGCTGAGGTTTCACATAAGCTTATTCAAGCTACTAGGAAAAGAGATGAGGCTGTTTTAGAAGCATCAAGATTGAAGTTTTCTATGGTTGAGCTTGAGAAAAAGCTAAACAAACTTGAAATTTACTGTCATAATTTGAAGTCTGGTCTTGATGTTTGTAGTAACAACAATGTTATGATGACTAACAAATCCTCTTTAAGTTTGGTTCAAAGAGTGAAATTTGGTGAAGAGGATAAAGTAATTGAGCATTTCTTAGTTATGGTGTCTGAGGCAAGATCATCTGTTAGGATATTAAGTCGATCGATGACTCTTCAACTTAGACAGATTGGTAGCAAAGTTTATGATCGAATTGCATTACTACTCCAACCATATGAAATCAAGATTTCAATATCAAGAAACCCCAGAGGCTTACTTGTGTATCTTGAAGCTTTGTTAAACAAAGccttttatgatgattttgaatCTATTGGATATCAAAAGAGTTGTTGTAACCAAATCTTGAACCCCATTGATCGTTGTGAATCGAATTTCGGTTTGTACAATCGATTAAAGGACTTAACATGGGAGGAAGTTTTAAGCAAAGGGACAAGATTTTATAGTGAAGAATTCAGCAAGTTTTGTGATAGGAAAATGAGTGAAATTGTTGCTATGTTAGGATGGAACCGTGCTTGGCCTGAACCACTTTTGCAAGCTTTTTTTGGTGCATCAAAAGCAGTATGGTTAGTGCATTTATTGGCTAACTCATTACACCCAACTTTGCCTATTTTCAGAGTGGATAAAGAGATGAAATTTGACTCAATTTACATGGAGGATATGGGTGCAGACAAGGCTAAGAAGTTGGTCCCTAACATGGTTAGGATCATGGTCACACCAGGGTTCTATGTCTATGACAATGTGGTCAAGTGCAAGGTGCTTTGCAGgtacaataataatattggCATTAACAACAATGAGGGTTTAATAACCCCATCACCTACATAA